In Candidatus Tectomicrobia bacterium, the genomic stretch GATATTACCTCGCCTCGCGGGGGGGCCTCGGCTTCCAGGCCCTCATCCACACCCTCGTCGGCACCGCCCTCTCGACGGGCGGGACCCTGGCCCTCAACCAGGCGGCCGAGGAGGACCTGGACGCCCGGATGGCGCGCACCCGCACCCGGCCCCTGCCCGGCGGGCGGCTGATGCAGGCCGACGCGCTCGTCTTCGGGGGGGCGCTCGTGGTGGGCGGGCTCTTCTACCTGAGCTTCCTGGTGAACCCGCTCACCGGCCTGCTGACGGGCATGGCCGGGGCGAGCTACCTGCTGCTCTACACCCCGCTCAAGCGCGTCACCTCGCTCAACAGCGTGGTGGGGGCCCTGCCGGGGGCGCTTCCCCCGGTCATCGGCTGGGCCGCGGCCGCGGGGGAGCTCTCGCTGGGCGCCTTCGTCCTCTTCGCCATCCTGTTCATCTGGCAGATCCCCCACGCCCTCGCCATCGGAATGCTGTACCGGGAGGAATTCCTTGAGGCAGGCGTCCGGCTGCTCCCGGTGGAGGAGCCCGACGGCCGCAGCACGGGCCGGCAGGCGGTGAGCTACTGCCTCGCCCTCCTGCCCACCGCGATGATGCCCTCGCTCATCGGGCTGGCGGGGACGGTCTACTTCT encodes the following:
- the cyoE gene encoding protoheme IX farnesyltransferase, whose protein sequence is MSFRAVAIGIRRGAVSRRLTDYLSLTKPRLVPMVLMATAAGYYLASRGGLGFQALIHTLVGTALSTGGTLALNQAAEEDLDARMARTRTRPLPGGRLMQADALVFGGALVVGGLFYLSFLVNPLTGLLTGMAGASYLLLYTPLKRVTSLNSVVGALPGALPPVIGWAAAAGELSLGAFVLFAILFIWQIPHALAIGMLYREEFLEAGVRLLPVEEPDGRSTGRQAVSYCLALLPTAMMPSLIGLAGTVYFFVALILGLVYLAFAVLMARERTTASARRLFGVSLVYLPLVLLVMALDPRGP